In the Sebastes fasciatus isolate fSebFas1 chromosome 20, fSebFas1.pri, whole genome shotgun sequence genome, one interval contains:
- the nog2 gene encoding noggin-2 has protein sequence MGLSQTLLVYVLVCVHLGVSQHYLRLRPSPSDHLPVPDLKEDPDPEYDPREQDLAERTLRKKLGSNFDPNFMSITSPMLQVNLSSSGDVNQVKLQGPMPNEIKKLDLTETPYGKRVKVGKKARRKFLQWLWTYTHCPVVHTWKDLGARFWPRYIKEGNCFSERSCSFPEGMSCKPVKSINKIFLRWYCQGFLRQKYCTWIQVQYPIISECKCSC, from the coding sequence atgggccTCTCACAAACGCTACTCGTTTACGTGCTGGTGTGCGTCCACCTTGGAGTTTCCCAGCATTACCTTCGTCTCCGTCCATCACCCAGCGATCACCTGCCAGTGCCAGACCTCAAGGAGGACCCGGACCCGGAGTACGACCCCCGGGAGCAGGACTTGGCCGAGAGGACTCTGAGGAAAAAGCTGGGCAGCAACTTCGACCCAAACTTCATGTCCATCACCTCACCCATGCTGCAGGTGAACCTCTCGAGCTCTGGTGATGTCAACCAGGTGAAGCTGCAGGGGCCCATGCCAAACGAGATTAAAAAGCTGGACCTCACAGAGACCCCCTATGGGAAGCGGGTCAAAGTGGGCAAAAAGGCGCGCAGGAAATTCCTGCAGTGGCTGTGGACCTACACGCACTGCCCAGTGGTGCACACCTGGAAGGATCTGGGCGCGAGGTTCTGGCCGCGTTACATCAAGGAGGGCAACTGTTTCTCCGAGCGCTCGTGCTCCTTCCCAGAGGGCATGTCTTGCAAACCAGTCAAGTCAATCAACAAGATTTTCCTCCGGTGGTATTGTCAAGGCTTTCTAAGACAGAAATACTGTACGTGGATACAGGTGCAATACCCAATCATCTCAGAGTGCAAGTGTTCGTGCTGA